The Thalassoroseus pseudoceratinae genome has a segment encoding these proteins:
- a CDS encoding class I SAM-dependent methyltransferase, whose amino-acid sequence MSDDANLEVMRRLRNTPAIFTDLANATGNELQRQKQLRSQYDDEVVRAALSLSELRERGSRKFSRADRMWFDRVGLEQATPEEVARHKAQRFDGPVWDLCCGIGGDSIALAERNDVNAVDLNPAACLRTEWNADVYGVADRITTRTADVNEIWEDAVASGDWIHVDPDRRVGRKRSLRIEDGQPDLDALIDLIHHGRGGAVKLSPASNFVGKFPTAEIELISLHGECKEATVWFGELGEPSLWRATALPSGESICGDPLDAWAELNSLGEYLFDPDPAVVRAGLVSLLAEQLEISRLDDADEYLTADRQVSSPFLRTYRVVAELPNNDRTLRKFVREANYGQVEIKCRHVPVQADAVRRKLPLGDGPMASLIYAKIAGRTKIVIAQRIDPAETTSTASTS is encoded by the coding sequence ATGTCGGATGATGCCAACTTGGAGGTGATGCGTCGCCTGCGGAACACACCTGCGATCTTCACCGATCTTGCCAACGCAACCGGCAACGAATTGCAACGACAAAAGCAACTGCGAAGTCAGTACGATGACGAAGTCGTGCGGGCAGCCTTGAGCCTATCGGAACTCCGCGAACGCGGCAGCCGCAAGTTTTCGCGAGCTGACCGGATGTGGTTTGATCGCGTTGGACTGGAGCAAGCCACCCCGGAAGAAGTCGCCCGTCACAAAGCCCAACGTTTCGATGGACCCGTTTGGGACCTGTGTTGTGGGATTGGTGGTGACTCCATCGCGTTGGCCGAACGAAACGATGTGAATGCAGTCGACTTGAATCCGGCGGCGTGTTTACGAACTGAGTGGAACGCGGACGTTTACGGCGTTGCGGATCGGATCACCACGCGAACCGCCGATGTGAACGAGATTTGGGAAGATGCGGTTGCCTCGGGGGATTGGATTCACGTCGATCCGGATCGGCGTGTTGGTCGAAAGCGGTCTTTGCGAATCGAAGACGGCCAACCGGACCTGGATGCATTGATTGATCTCATCCATCATGGTCGCGGTGGAGCAGTGAAACTGAGTCCGGCGTCGAACTTTGTCGGCAAGTTTCCAACTGCGGAGATCGAACTCATCAGTCTTCATGGCGAATGCAAAGAAGCGACGGTGTGGTTTGGCGAACTCGGCGAACCGAGTTTGTGGCGGGCAACGGCCCTGCCCTCCGGTGAGTCAATCTGTGGTGACCCGCTCGATGCTTGGGCGGAGTTGAACTCCCTAGGTGAATACTTGTTTGACCCAGATCCAGCCGTTGTTCGGGCCGGTTTGGTTTCGTTGTTGGCCGAGCAACTCGAAATCTCTCGACTGGACGATGCCGACGAATACCTCACCGCAGATCGCCAGGTTTCCTCGCCGTTTTTGCGGACGTATCGGGTCGTGGCGGAATTGCCGAACAATGATCGCACCTTGCGAAAGTTCGTGCGAGAGGCGAACTACGGCCAAGTCGAAATCAAGTGCCGACATGTTCCCGTCCAAGCGGACGCGGTTCGCCGAAAACTTCCGCTTGGTGACGGTCCGATGGCGAGTCTCATTTACGCCAAGATCGCTGGGCGAACGAAAATCGTGATCGCCCAGCGTATTGATCCCGCCGAGACTACTTCGACTGCATCAACGTCTTGA
- a CDS encoding energy-coupling factor ABC transporter permease: MHIPDGFLAPEVCAAAGAASIAAVGWSVIRLRDQIAERTVALTGMTAAFIFAGQMVNFRVPIAFLGVPAVSGHLMGGVLAAVLLGPWAGCIAVTIVVAMQALLFSDGGLLAMGANVLNMAVIGTWGGYGVYTIVRRLIRDRAVGTVVGAVVASWLTVMAAAMLFCLELGFSVDRTEFDLGRVFSMMVSVHSLIGIGEALITGGIVSFALTQRPDLLERDEPTFRPHSSFTQIVMAGLVVAMTVAAFLAPFASSAPDGLEAVAESRGFIDQADDGPGFVLSDYAIPSPFAGWNRSPWWQRVSVSLAGMLGTLTVAVAAFLFARSIRSRMQLEAESVGSQSESRSA, encoded by the coding sequence ATGCATATTCCCGATGGATTTTTGGCTCCGGAAGTTTGCGCAGCAGCCGGAGCAGCCTCGATCGCGGCAGTGGGTTGGAGCGTCATCCGTTTGCGGGACCAAATCGCCGAACGAACCGTGGCCCTCACTGGGATGACGGCGGCATTCATTTTCGCCGGTCAGATGGTGAACTTCCGAGTCCCAATTGCGTTTCTCGGCGTGCCAGCGGTGTCCGGTCACTTGATGGGCGGAGTTCTCGCGGCGGTTTTGCTCGGCCCCTGGGCTGGATGCATTGCCGTGACGATCGTCGTCGCCATGCAAGCCCTATTATTCAGCGACGGCGGTCTGCTGGCGATGGGGGCGAACGTACTGAACATGGCCGTGATCGGCACATGGGGCGGGTATGGCGTTTACACCATCGTGCGGCGATTGATTCGGGATCGTGCGGTGGGCACAGTCGTGGGTGCGGTTGTTGCCTCTTGGTTGACGGTGATGGCGGCGGCGATGCTGTTCTGCTTGGAACTTGGGTTCTCGGTCGATCGAACCGAGTTCGACTTGGGCCGAGTGTTTTCCATGATGGTTTCCGTCCATTCACTGATCGGAATTGGTGAGGCGTTGATCACCGGCGGAATTGTCAGTTTCGCGCTCACCCAACGTCCGGACTTGCTCGAGCGAGACGAACCAACGTTTCGCCCGCATTCAAGTTTCACACAGATCGTGATGGCGGGTCTTGTTGTGGCAATGACGGTTGCCGCTTTTCTTGCACCGTTTGCATCGTCCGCTCCGGACGGATTGGAAGCGGTTGCCGAGTCGCGTGGTTTTATCGATCAAGCGGATGATGGACCGGGATTTGTCCTCAGCGACTATGCAATTCCGTCGCCGTTTGCCGGTTGGAATCGGTCACCGTGGTGGCAACGAGTTTCGGTTTCGCTCGCGGGTATGCTTGGCACATTGACCGTCGCGGTCGCAGCGTTTCTGTTTGCACGCTCGATCCGTTCTCGAATGCAACTCGAAGCAGAGTCCGTTGGATCGCAGTCGGAAAGTAGATCGGCGTGA
- a CDS encoding energy-coupling factor transporter transmembrane component T family protein produces the protein MNEFSPSRSNSSPIWRVGFCLMIIVAGLTVPIGYWPFHGMLLAILWAAHAFAETPLSYLGRRLAVFLPFLGLLAISLPFSQGFRSGGELAAAIAFRGLISFLAALWLTRVVSFDELIQTFRQFHVPELLLSVLVLSYRYLFVLWEELERMQTARAARTVNPRPLFARWRLSVQLIGMLLVRALTRAERVHDSMCARGWDGRHRTLNDIGPNKSFHNARADR, from the coding sequence GTGAACGAGTTCTCACCGTCGCGTTCAAATTCATCTCCCATTTGGCGAGTCGGGTTCTGCCTAATGATCATCGTCGCGGGATTGACCGTGCCGATCGGTTACTGGCCGTTCCATGGAATGCTGTTGGCGATTCTTTGGGCGGCTCATGCGTTTGCCGAAACACCGCTGTCGTACTTGGGACGTCGGCTTGCCGTTTTCCTGCCCTTTCTAGGTCTGTTAGCAATTTCGTTGCCGTTCTCTCAGGGATTTCGCAGCGGTGGTGAATTAGCCGCTGCGATTGCGTTTCGTGGGCTGATCTCGTTTTTAGCCGCACTCTGGCTAACGCGCGTTGTCTCGTTTGACGAGTTGATCCAAACGTTTCGGCAATTCCATGTGCCCGAGTTGCTTTTGAGCGTGCTTGTGCTGTCGTATCGGTACCTCTTTGTTCTTTGGGAAGAACTGGAACGCATGCAAACCGCTCGTGCGGCCCGAACGGTCAATCCACGCCCGCTGTTTGCTCGCTGGCGACTCTCGGTCCAACTCATCGGGATGTTGCTCGTTCGAGCATTGACGCGTGCCGAACGCGTTCACGACTCGATGTGCGCTCGCGGGTGGGATGGACGACACCGAACACTCAACGACATCGGCCCGAACAAATCCTTTCACAACGCTCGAGCTGACCGGTAG
- a CDS encoding energy-coupling factor ABC transporter ATP-binding protein: MTGPSSDTSPTPAPAVCVSELSFRYAGGPPTLREISFVLQPGERVGLVGPSGAGKSTLLMHLNGLLPRTHATGTGTVSVSIHGQPVNRDTLPSVRQQVGFLFQDPDDQLFCPTVAEDVAFGPLNLGLSKEEVHERVRVSLEQVGLAGFERRSTMRLSDGERKRVGLAGVLACQPSILVLDEPTSNLDPRARRSLISHLDAYAGTQLIATHDLDFVVLHCSRVLILDAGEIHADGPTHRVLRNAALMEQHGLEVPLRLAIGP, translated from the coding sequence ATGACCGGTCCCTCCTCAGATACTTCACCCACACCGGCCCCCGCCGTATGTGTGAGTGAACTTTCTTTCCGTTATGCCGGTGGACCGCCGACTCTGCGGGAGATCAGTTTCGTTTTGCAACCTGGCGAACGCGTTGGGTTGGTCGGACCGAGCGGTGCGGGCAAATCGACGTTGCTGATGCATTTGAACGGGTTATTGCCGCGGACTCATGCGACCGGTACTGGAACTGTCTCGGTCTCCATTCATGGACAGCCAGTCAACCGTGACACACTGCCATCGGTACGTCAGCAAGTTGGTTTCCTGTTCCAAGACCCCGATGATCAATTATTCTGCCCAACTGTGGCCGAGGATGTCGCGTTTGGGCCGCTAAACCTGGGTTTATCAAAGGAAGAGGTCCACGAGCGTGTGCGTGTGAGTCTGGAACAAGTGGGACTTGCGGGCTTCGAACGCCGGAGCACAATGAGGCTGAGTGATGGCGAACGCAAACGCGTCGGCTTGGCAGGGGTGTTGGCATGTCAGCCGTCGATTCTGGTACTCGATGAACCGACGAGCAATCTCGATCCACGAGCGCGTCGCTCTCTGATCTCACATTTAGATGCGTATGCGGGAACCCAACTAATTGCCACTCACGATTTGGACTTCGTCGTTCTACACTGCTCCCGGGTTCTAATTTTGGATGCGGGCGAAATTCACGCCGACGGTCCCACGCATCGCGTTCTGCGTAACGCCGCCCTGATGGAGCAACATGGTTTGGAAGTTCCACTACGCTTGGCTATCGGCCCCTAG
- a CDS encoding hybrid sensor histidine kinase/response regulator: MTDDIVKEFLAESWENLGQLDSEIVQLEKRPTDTDLIASIFRTIHTIKGTCGFLGLPKLESVAHSAENVLGQMRSRALPVTPDAISLVLEAVDRTKELLDSIEMTGAEDDGDDKRLIHKLDLLASVPQSFSKPETPEPATADTPEAPELATPEPDEPENSVDTEPAPIDAPIPTPDPEPVNAAAAVPSANPEPTPGPSAPPKPSEPANKPAPSKEQQSKGWDETARTSELSIRIDVQVLDHLMNLVGELVLTRNQLLQLTRGDEESRYATPVAQLNRVTTHLQEGVMKTRMQPIGNAWNKLPRLVRDLANVTEKQIDLELYGAETELDRTVLDAIKDPLTHMVRNSADHGIESPQEREQLGKPETGRIHLKAYHEGGHVIIRIDDDGRGIAVDKVREKAIRQGLISEADAELRSEADLMQFIFHPGFSTAEKISSVSGRGVGMDVVKTQIEKIGGTIELTSQAGRGTTIKIKIPLTLAIISALIVEAGGESFAIPQLGVVELVRLSSSDLRKIERIRNHEFYRLRDRLLPLIPLHEIVGLEDGHRSTEEANIAVVQVGEDQFGILVSQVFDTEEIVVKPVGSLLKHIDIYQGTTILGDGRVIMILDIAGIANQNGGLPSNDNLNHELSDSHGPEPTNVLLFNAGDNRTMGVPLSLVARLEEIPKEQIETAGRRKVVQYRDQLLPLLTIDGTSSVESSTNIQPVIVFSEGNNSMGLMVQGIRDIIEERLTMHMNANQPGVLGTAILGGQAVDVIDTHYYINQANPEWYADVKRKSLPRVLVVDDSIFFRQLITTTLESQGYEVVACGAGDDAIGRIDRGERFQIIVSDLEMPSMDGFQFANACRVRPELKSTKLIAMTALQETDLENRAKDAGYDATLRKFDPTALVSTIRRLCETQGSQERISA; encoded by the coding sequence ATGACCGATGACATTGTAAAAGAGTTTCTTGCAGAAAGCTGGGAGAACCTAGGGCAACTCGATTCTGAGATCGTTCAACTCGAAAAACGCCCCACCGATACCGACCTGATCGCGAGCATTTTCCGAACGATTCACACCATCAAAGGCACCTGCGGTTTTCTTGGGTTGCCGAAGTTGGAAAGCGTGGCTCACTCCGCGGAGAACGTCCTCGGGCAGATGCGAAGCCGAGCATTGCCCGTCACGCCGGATGCGATTTCCCTCGTGCTCGAAGCCGTCGATCGCACGAAGGAACTGCTGGATTCGATCGAGATGACCGGAGCCGAGGATGACGGCGATGACAAGCGTCTGATTCATAAGCTCGACTTGTTGGCATCAGTTCCTCAATCATTCTCAAAGCCGGAAACTCCGGAACCAGCCACTGCCGACACGCCGGAGGCTCCGGAATTGGCCACACCGGAACCAGACGAGCCGGAAAACTCCGTCGATACCGAACCGGCGCCGATAGACGCACCAATCCCAACGCCAGACCCCGAACCGGTCAACGCCGCCGCTGCGGTGCCCTCAGCCAATCCAGAGCCAACGCCCGGACCGAGTGCCCCACCGAAACCAAGTGAACCAGCGAATAAACCGGCTCCTTCAAAGGAACAACAGTCGAAAGGTTGGGACGAAACGGCACGCACGTCGGAACTTTCCATTCGAATTGATGTGCAAGTGTTGGACCACCTCATGAACCTCGTCGGGGAATTGGTTCTGACTCGTAACCAGCTCCTGCAACTCACACGAGGCGATGAGGAATCTCGATATGCCACTCCCGTGGCTCAACTCAACCGCGTGACCACTCATTTGCAAGAAGGAGTGATGAAAACGCGGATGCAGCCAATTGGCAATGCGTGGAATAAACTTCCGCGGTTGGTTCGTGACTTGGCGAACGTCACGGAAAAGCAGATTGACCTCGAACTCTACGGTGCCGAGACGGAGTTGGATCGTACGGTTCTCGATGCCATCAAAGATCCGCTCACGCATATGGTGCGGAATTCCGCTGATCACGGGATTGAATCGCCACAGGAACGTGAACAACTCGGCAAACCCGAAACCGGTCGCATTCACCTCAAAGCGTACCATGAGGGCGGTCACGTCATCATCCGAATTGATGACGATGGACGCGGAATCGCGGTCGACAAAGTCCGGGAAAAAGCCATCCGGCAGGGACTCATTTCCGAAGCCGACGCCGAACTCCGCAGCGAAGCGGACTTGATGCAGTTCATCTTTCATCCCGGTTTTTCGACCGCCGAGAAGATTAGTTCGGTGTCCGGACGCGGGGTGGGAATGGACGTGGTCAAGACGCAGATCGAGAAAATCGGCGGGACCATCGAACTGACGTCACAAGCCGGTCGAGGCACGACCATCAAAATCAAAATTCCGCTGACGCTCGCGATTATATCGGCATTGATCGTGGAAGCCGGGGGGGAAAGTTTTGCGATTCCGCAACTCGGTGTCGTGGAATTGGTGCGATTGTCCTCATCCGATCTGCGGAAGATCGAACGAATTCGAAACCACGAGTTCTACCGCCTCCGCGATCGGCTGCTGCCGTTGATTCCGCTCCACGAAATTGTCGGACTTGAAGACGGTCACCGATCGACCGAGGAAGCCAATATCGCCGTTGTTCAGGTCGGAGAAGACCAATTTGGCATTCTTGTTTCTCAGGTCTTCGATACTGAAGAAATTGTCGTAAAGCCGGTTGGCTCCCTTCTCAAACACATCGATATTTATCAGGGCACAACCATTCTGGGTGATGGCCGCGTCATCATGATTCTGGATATCGCCGGAATCGCGAATCAAAACGGTGGGCTGCCGTCCAACGACAACCTCAATCACGAACTCTCCGACTCTCACGGTCCCGAACCAACGAACGTCCTTCTGTTTAATGCCGGTGACAATCGCACGATGGGTGTGCCGTTGTCTCTCGTTGCACGTCTGGAAGAAATTCCCAAAGAACAAATCGAAACGGCCGGTCGCAGGAAGGTTGTGCAATACCGCGATCAACTTCTGCCGCTGTTGACCATCGATGGCACATCCAGCGTGGAGAGCAGCACGAACATTCAACCCGTTATTGTCTTCAGTGAAGGCAATAATTCGATGGGCCTGATGGTGCAGGGCATTCGCGACATCATCGAAGAACGCCTCACGATGCACATGAATGCCAATCAACCCGGTGTCCTCGGCACAGCAATTCTTGGTGGGCAAGCTGTCGATGTCATCGATACCCACTACTACATCAACCAGGCCAACCCCGAATGGTACGCCGACGTCAAGCGGAAATCGCTTCCGAGAGTGCTTGTGGTCGATGATTCCATCTTCTTCCGTCAGCTCATCACAACCACCTTAGAGTCTCAGGGGTACGAAGTGGTGGCGTGCGGAGCAGGGGATGATGCCATCGGGCGGATCGATCGTGGGGAGCGGTTCCAGATCATCGTGAGCGATCTTGAAATGCCTTCAATGGATGGATTCCAGTTTGCGAATGCTTGTCGAGTCCGACCGGAACTCAAGTCAACGAAACTGATCGCAATGACGGCTCTTCAAGAAACCGACTTGGAGAATCGAGCCAAAGACGCGGGGTACGATGCTACGCTGCGAAAGTTTGACCCCACCGCACTCGTCTCGACGATTCGCCGTCTCTGCGAAACTCAGGGCAGCCAGGAAAGGATCTCTGCATGA
- a CDS encoding chemotaxis protein CheW, whose product MTTTAPTVPSSNTTSHVSQQYVTFRVADDLYGVPVTVVQEVLNPQRIAKTPKAPPDIAGLLNLRGQIVTAVDLRTYFDLAPLEGDKEPMNVVVRYRDEWFSLLVDEVGEVVDVGKTRMDPVPHSLAASRRGVLRGVLRLEDALLVVLDISCILDRRKG is encoded by the coding sequence ATGACGACTACCGCTCCAACAGTACCGTCGAGCAATACCACGTCGCATGTCTCACAACAGTATGTGACTTTCCGGGTCGCCGACGATTTATACGGCGTCCCAGTTACTGTGGTTCAAGAAGTGCTCAATCCACAAAGAATCGCCAAGACTCCCAAAGCGCCGCCGGACATCGCGGGATTGCTCAACTTACGTGGGCAAATCGTGACGGCTGTCGATCTTCGCACGTACTTCGATCTTGCCCCTCTCGAGGGAGACAAGGAACCAATGAACGTTGTGGTTCGCTACCGCGACGAATGGTTCAGTCTTCTCGTCGATGAAGTTGGCGAAGTTGTCGATGTGGGCAAGACACGCATGGACCCCGTTCCACACTCGCTTGCCGCATCCCGACGCGGTGTGCTGCGAGGTGTGCTACGCCTGGAAGACGCACTGCTTGTCGTGCTGGATATCTCTTGCATTCTCGATCGGCGAAAGGGCTAG
- a CDS encoding methyl-accepting chemotaxis protein — protein sequence MGLAVGLLRDSFALLRGQLDHITKLFYERLFEQQPTLMPLFAGADLIDQRQKLGQALVLIVRWLDQPEALERYLGDLGVRHMQWGVSDDDYADVGSVLLEVLADVAGDHWNAELQNAWSEAYTAVADTMIAAAHSQLTAAKTVPETVHNSSGHESHPTSEIAPPSLDWTSESMTPSQIDSAMNAAAGSSTQQTNTSLMALALEQSTTPTIIFDADGAVLCFNTASEKLFQSLSAELDVRTETLRHGSWSLIRETMPGLREHVNSDRSSTVHSQIGQRHFDVSVVNLHDSNGRPTGRMLTLQETTQQVELSEKTVDLEGQIEAVSRTQAVIQFDLDGTILTANDNFLSVLGYRLNEIQGQHHEMFVDQAYRVSAEYRQFWERLRNGESFAGEFKRITKAGEVIWISASYNPIHDATGKLCKVVKFATDVTALVESRKEASRIKSAIEQMPINVMLAGKDLQLNYINTATRKKLQELQHLLPKPVDELVGNSIDIFHKQPEMQRRLLADPSNLPHRAKVKLGPETLDLLVSAVYDEDGEYVGPMVTWSVLTQQVQLADDFERDVKGVASSITEASNALHTNFQSMAETSEETSQKAEVAAAAGEQASKNVETVAAAAEELSQSIDEIARHVQEASRMTEQAVSESNRTNASINELEGASKQIGEVIKVITSIAQQTNLLALNATIEAARAGEAGKGFAVVANEVKELARQTAKATEEISHKIAAIQTSSGEAIGAITSIGESIRRINEISTTIAGAVEEQTAATSEISRNVAEAARGTAEVSSSITVVASAAEESGRRVSEMQKVAQQVNDQSGTLNNVADEFLAKLRIN from the coding sequence ATGGGATTGGCCGTCGGTCTACTACGAGATTCCTTCGCACTTTTGCGTGGGCAACTCGATCACATCACAAAACTTTTTTACGAACGGTTGTTCGAGCAACAACCGACGTTAATGCCGTTGTTCGCGGGGGCTGATCTCATCGATCAACGCCAGAAACTCGGGCAAGCGTTGGTTTTGATCGTCCGTTGGCTCGACCAACCCGAAGCGCTCGAACGGTACTTGGGTGACCTCGGCGTTCGCCACATGCAGTGGGGAGTTTCGGACGACGACTACGCCGATGTCGGCAGCGTTCTGCTGGAAGTGCTAGCCGATGTTGCCGGCGACCATTGGAACGCCGAGCTACAAAACGCCTGGTCCGAAGCTTACACCGCTGTCGCAGACACGATGATTGCAGCGGCTCACTCCCAGCTTACCGCTGCCAAGACCGTTCCAGAAACCGTACACAACTCGTCGGGTCACGAATCTCACCCGACCTCCGAAATCGCCCCTCCCTCTCTCGACTGGACTTCCGAATCTATGACTCCATCTCAAATCGATTCCGCAATGAATGCTGCCGCTGGTTCATCGACTCAACAAACCAACACAAGTTTGATGGCGTTGGCGTTGGAACAATCGACGACGCCCACGATCATTTTCGATGCGGACGGGGCTGTTCTCTGCTTCAACACTGCCAGCGAGAAACTATTTCAATCACTTTCAGCGGAACTCGATGTTCGCACGGAAACGCTCCGTCACGGTTCCTGGTCGCTGATACGAGAAACAATGCCAGGTCTTCGGGAACACGTGAATTCCGACCGTTCAAGCACGGTCCATTCGCAAATTGGTCAACGCCACTTCGACGTCTCGGTGGTCAACCTACACGATTCCAACGGTCGCCCCACGGGCCGAATGCTGACACTGCAAGAAACCACTCAGCAAGTCGAACTCAGCGAAAAAACGGTGGATCTGGAAGGCCAGATCGAAGCTGTCAGCCGCACGCAGGCCGTGATTCAGTTCGACCTGGACGGAACCATCCTGACCGCCAATGACAATTTCTTGAGCGTCTTGGGTTATCGGTTGAACGAAATCCAAGGACAGCACCACGAAATGTTCGTCGACCAAGCATACCGAGTTTCCGCGGAGTACCGGCAGTTCTGGGAACGACTCCGAAACGGGGAATCCTTCGCTGGTGAATTCAAGCGGATCACAAAAGCCGGCGAAGTGATTTGGATCTCTGCAAGCTACAATCCCATCCATGATGCGACTGGCAAACTGTGCAAGGTCGTCAAGTTCGCAACCGATGTCACAGCTCTCGTCGAGAGTCGGAAGGAAGCTAGCCGAATCAAATCGGCCATCGAACAAATGCCCATCAACGTCATGCTGGCGGGCAAAGACCTCCAGCTCAACTACATCAACACCGCCACTCGGAAAAAACTGCAAGAACTGCAGCACCTCCTTCCCAAACCAGTCGACGAGCTCGTTGGCAATTCAATTGACATCTTCCACAAACAACCGGAGATGCAACGACGATTGCTTGCTGACCCTTCCAACTTGCCACACCGTGCAAAGGTCAAATTGGGGCCGGAGACTTTGGACTTGCTCGTCTCTGCGGTCTACGACGAAGACGGTGAATACGTCGGCCCAATGGTGACTTGGTCAGTCCTCACGCAACAAGTGCAACTCGCCGACGACTTCGAACGTGATGTCAAAGGGGTTGCCTCATCGATTACAGAAGCGTCCAACGCACTCCACACCAACTTCCAATCGATGGCGGAAACATCCGAGGAAACCTCACAGAAAGCGGAAGTTGCCGCAGCCGCAGGTGAGCAAGCCTCGAAAAACGTTGAAACCGTCGCTGCAGCCGCTGAAGAACTGAGCCAGTCGATCGATGAAATTGCTCGCCACGTGCAAGAAGCATCGCGAATGACTGAACAAGCGGTTTCCGAAAGCAACCGAACAAACGCATCGATCAATGAGCTCGAAGGAGCGAGCAAGCAAATCGGTGAAGTGATCAAGGTCATCACCTCGATCGCACAACAAACCAACTTGCTCGCTTTAAACGCAACGATCGAAGCAGCTCGTGCAGGCGAAGCTGGAAAAGGCTTCGCTGTGGTCGCCAACGAAGTCAAGGAACTCGCCCGCCAAACCGCGAAAGCGACCGAAGAAATTAGCCACAAGATCGCAGCTATTCAGACGAGTAGCGGTGAAGCCATCGGGGCAATCACTTCAATCGGCGAATCGATTCGACGCATCAATGAGATCTCCACGACCATCGCTGGCGCGGTCGAGGAACAAACCGCCGCTACCAGTGAAATCTCTCGGAACGTCGCTGAAGCCGCTCGTGGCACAGCGGAGGTCAGCAGCAGTATTACCGTGGTCGCAAGTGCCGCCGAGGAAAGCGGGCGTCGCGTCAGTGAAATGCAAAAAGTCGCCCAACAGGTGAATGATCAGTCGGGAACCCTCAACAACGTCGCAGACGAATTCCTCGCAAAGCTCCGTATCAACTAG
- a CDS encoding response regulator: MATVLLVDDARTVRSICRRIMESMDYTVLEAENGQVALDLVHSHPEIELILLDWNMPVMDGLTFLKAVRAESLVQQPKIVMCTTEAEFTQIATAIQAGADEYVMKPFTEDVIREKVEAAIAL; encoded by the coding sequence ATGGCAACCGTCTTGCTAGTCGACGATGCGCGTACAGTGCGATCGATCTGTCGACGAATCATGGAATCCATGGACTACACCGTTCTAGAGGCAGAAAATGGTCAAGTCGCCTTGGATCTCGTGCATAGTCACCCCGAGATCGAACTCATTCTGCTTGACTGGAACATGCCCGTCATGGATGGTCTCACATTCCTAAAGGCTGTTCGCGCCGAGTCGCTCGTCCAACAACCGAAGATTGTGATGTGTACGACTGAGGCTGAGTTCACACAGATCGCGACTGCAATCCAAGCAGGAGCGGATGAATATGTTATGAAGCCTTTCACAGAAGACGTTATTCGCGAGAAAGTGGAAGCAGCAATCGCGTTGTAG
- a CDS encoding CheR family methyltransferase: protein MTTNESLFFRDKKPFDDLKDTLIPEIIQDRATHRHIRIWCAACSTGQEPYSLLMMLAENFAQLDSWRVEVVATDLDSKALERAKNGLYSQMEVQRGLPIQLLLKYFRQVDTSWQVIDELRHQVTWKQWNLLDSFAGLGQFDLILCRNVLIYFDESLKREIFQKLTKSLRDNGPLILGAAETVIGLSKDFARDTRCRSSVYRFRNQPSAL, encoded by the coding sequence ATGACCACAAACGAATCTCTGTTCTTTCGGGACAAGAAACCGTTTGACGATCTCAAAGACACATTGATCCCTGAAATCATCCAGGACCGAGCAACTCATCGACACATCCGAATTTGGTGTGCAGCATGTTCGACGGGTCAGGAACCGTATTCGCTTTTGATGATGCTAGCCGAGAACTTTGCGCAATTGGATAGTTGGCGAGTCGAGGTCGTTGCAACCGATCTTGACAGCAAGGCACTCGAACGAGCCAAGAACGGTCTGTACTCGCAAATGGAGGTTCAACGCGGCCTACCAATCCAACTCTTACTAAAGTACTTCCGACAGGTTGACACGAGTTGGCAGGTCATTGACGAACTGCGTCACCAAGTCACTTGGAAGCAGTGGAATCTGCTAGACTCATTTGCGGGCTTAGGACAGTTCGATTTAATCCTTTGCCGCAACGTGCTGATCTACTTCGACGAGTCCCTTAAACGCGAAATCTTTCAAAAGCTGACAAAGAGCCTGCGAGATAATGGCCCACTCATTCTAGGTGCCGCGGAAACTGTCATCGGGCTTTCCAAAGACTTCGCACGTGACACGCGTTGCAGGTCATCCGTTTACCGGTTCCGCAATCAGCCGAGTGCGCTTTAG